The following is a genomic window from Staphylococcus saccharolyticus.
CACATTTATCACTAACTAGACGACTCATACCTTGTCCCTCACTACCAATAACAATCACTAATGACATATCAGTTTGTAAATCTCTGTAATCTGTCGCATTACTCGCTTCTGTCCCGGCTACCCAAAAGCCATTATTTTTTAATTCATCTATCGTTTTAGATAAATTCGTGACACGTATGACTGGAACATGCTGTATTGCTCCAGTTGAAGCTTTAGCCACAGTTTGAGTCAGTGCTACAGATCGTCTTTTAGGTATTATTACCCCATCGACACCCGATGCATCAGCAGTTCTCAATATAGAGCCCAGATTATGAGGGTCTTCTAAACCATCTAGAATAAGCACTGTTGAATAGTCACCTTTATCTTTTTGGTTTTGTAAAAACTGATCAAAATCAGCATATTCATATGGAGCGACTAATGCTGCTACCCCTTGGTGAGGAGCATTTGCTAAAAAATCTAATTTTGATTTTGGTACTGTTTTCACTATCAATTTTTTGGATTTTGCATTTTTTAAAATATCATTAATTTGTTGCTTTTTTATACCATCTTGAATCAAAAT
Proteins encoded in this region:
- the rlmB gene encoding 23S rRNA (guanosine(2251)-2'-O)-methyltransferase RlmB yields the protein MEDIVIVGRHAVKEAIISGHAINKILIQDGIKKQQINDILKNAKSKKLIVKTVPKSKLDFLANAPHQGVAALVAPYEYADFDQFLQNQKDKGDYSTVLILDGLEDPHNLGSILRTADASGVDGVIIPKRRSVALTQTVAKASTGAIQHVPVIRVTNLSKTIDELKNNGFWVAGTEASNATDYRDLQTDMSLVIVIGSEGQGMSRLVSDKCDFYIKIPMVGHVNSLNASVAASLMMYEVFRKRHQTGETS